The window TGGAAGAGACAGGGAGGGTGCAGCACGAGCAACAATGTTCTCCATCAGAAgccattgtgtttgtgtgcactgACTAAAATTCTATCGTCATCATTTAAGCgtttaaataaacaattgcCTCTTAGTTTcaagttgttttgaaaatttgcGTTCCATTGGATTAACAGGTCTGCCTTCACCGATTAACGTTGATAGTAAATTTACATACATTTGAACtaatttgaagaaaatatgttgttttatGTAGTCAATAAATGATCAAACTCttatttgtaaacaaaatacTAGACCGATACGATTCAATGTCGCCACTTGGAACGTCACCATTGACGTCCCAAACTTATGACGCCAGTTCCTGCTCAACCAATTGCAGTGCGGCAGTCAGAGGATAGCTTCAATGACggttgttcattttaaattaacGTAGATACAGATAATCTCAATACTTTGTGGTCACGTTTAATATTAATCATGACTCAATATATGAAAAACTACTGaaaaattattaatattagtgtttccaaaaacagtCATTAATGATCTTATTTCaattatttgaatgtttacATTAATTCCAGAATATCATGAACGCACCGGCAGTCTCGTGTTATTGAGTGTTTTCTTGCTAGCTAGTAAGGTTCAGATACATGCTagctggcaggcaggcaagtgGTGTTTAAATTTCCAACAAAGTACCAATAACCAAAGAGCAAAAATGAGAAGAGTCACGTTATTCGTTAACGGGACGTCTAAAAATGGCAAGGTAGGTAAAAACTCAACTCGCTGTTATGAGAGTACGTTTGGCCTGCTATCTGACTAGCCTGTTTTGCTGGTTTTCGTACCAGTATTTGTCGCATAAATTGTCATTCATCCCCCAATTCAAGGTTGTTTCCTCTACTCTTCTGCCCATTCACACCCAATCGCGGCTCAGAAAGCCCTGCATCAAGGCTGATGAGCCATTTCGTTCCAATCTTGTCGTAGACTGCAACATAAGtaaatacagtaaatgtattttctctgCTCAGGTTGTAGCAGTCTATGGGGCTTTGTCTGACTTACTATCTGTAGCCAGCAATAAATTAGGAATTAAAGCATCCTGTTTATATAATGGCAGAGGAGGTCTCATCGATGACATTGCCCTAATCAGGTAAGAGGACACAACAAACATACGTCAATTAAACCTTATTGCCCTGTTTCTAAATGGTATTACCTCGGATTTAACAGAGATGACGACGTGCTGTATGTCTCAGAGGGCGATCCATTTATTGGTGAGTTGCATAATGTCTGTATCTTGTTATCTTCCACTGAGTTAATCTGAAGACAACACTTGTAATTCCTCAAAGAATTTCCAAATGAAGTCAAAGCTGGATCTGATCAACAAGGTGCTCACACTGACTGGTTAACCCTGAATATTGGTGGTCGTCTCTTCACCACTACCAGGTATTTCTCACACACTCTCTTGTGTCTTCAGCTACAGCAAATTGTAGTCACTCaaatttgtattgtttgtatCCCTTTGTATATTAGGAGTACCCTGGTCAGCAAAGAGCCAGAGAGTATGCTAGCTCACATGTTTCGAGAGAAAGGTACACTGGAGCATTAAAGCTACCCAACTCTTGTTTCAAATTCAATCTGAGCCTTTGTCGAAGTTATTTCTCTGGCGATAATTATTTTGTCTCTTTGCTGCAGATGTGTGGGGAAACAAGCAAGATGAGCATGGGGCCTACCTCATCGACCGCAGCCCTGAATACTTTGAGCCCATTCTTAATTACTTGAGGCATGGTCAGCTTATTATCAATGAGGGCATAAATATCAGAGGTAAGAATAAGTTTAGAATGATTAAACATACgtaatataaatgaatggCATGGACGAACAAGTaatcaaattgaaatttaCATTGCAATGTAGTAACATACAGTTGGGAATGAAATGTTGAAGTGATGAAGCCACAGATTTGTTTACATAACTGTTGTAATCAAATAGTTTTAAGTTAACTCTTATTGAGGTTGACAAATGAGCAGTCTTTTAACTTTATTCAAGATTAATTTACCTAACCTAAGCCAAAACGTGTATGTaaatatgtcaaataaatCTGGTATTGTGTATTGTAATGCACATTAATTTTCTTGCTAGCGTTTCTTAAGAAAATCCATGGGGAGAGGAGATATTAAATCTTGCAATTATTGCAAATATTGCATTTACCCGTATTGCAATTACAGAACAGTGATGACATGTCTTCCAGGTGTTCTTGAGGAGGCTCGTTTTTTTGGAATTGAGCAACTTGCCGATCAGTTGGAATTGGTCATCAGGGTAATGTAGTTTGACGTTCTCAAGATGTGTCGTTCTGGCTGAGCTGTGTGCACTAACCAGTCATATATGCACACCAGAACTCCCAGCCGCCCGAAGACCATTCTCCCATTTCCCGCAAGGAGTTTGTGCGTTTTCTTTTGGCTACACCCACCAAGTCTGAGCTCCGTTGCCAGGTAATACaagtttaaaaatatcaatacggtatataatgATCTGACTGCATCACATGGCTCCGGGCTAAAGGAGCATCAAATGCATCCCATAGATTTGTTCATGAAATGTGATTATTTGTCAGTCCAAGACCTGTGATTTATGTGTTAAGGAAACTCACAAAGTCTGGAGACTGAAGAAAGGAGATGAAATATGTATAGTCAGACCATAGTAAGACTTCATAATGCGCAGACAAGCCAGTACTTTGATCGCTTGCACATTACAAAATCGATATAGAATATTCTGTCTTTACAAAGATATTAATCTTCAGTTATGGTTGACACTAAAATAATGGAATTAATGTAATAGTGACGtgtattttacaaaataagTTTGTCAGAATCGTTTATTTAGCTCCTATTATATGAAGCACATGGCTGGGTATAATGCTGTAGCTGGTTAGTGTGCTGTAGATTGTAACAGGTAATTGTCAAATGCTGAAGAATCATTTCAACACGATATATTCATTTGAATACGATTTATGTAAATAATTACATACATGTGTTGTTTAGTTGTGTGCATAAGCCAGACGATTAGACTGAATTATATTTTGGTTTTGGTCCAAAGATATGATTAAGATATGACCTCAAGAAATGTTGCGTGTGTATGATCCTCTTGTTTACTATTTTAGGGTCTTAATTTCAGTGGCGCGGATCTGTCCCGGCTTGATTTGCGCTACATCAATTTTAAGATGGCGAATCTCAGCCGTTGCAATCTGACACACGCCAACCTGTGCTGTTCCAATCTGGAGCGGGCCGATCTGTCCGGAGCCAACCTGGACGTGAGTTGGTCTGTTTTACAGTTTTTACACTAACTTCTCAAAGATTTGCTGCGTGTCATTTGAGTACAGTAGATTGCGTTCCCAGCGCCCAGCGATCGGCTGGCGACCAGTACAAAGCTCTGTACGTCACTCTCCAGAGCTTTATAAGATCTATAGAGTATATATCGCTTCTCACCCAAAGGCAGCCGAAATAGTTTACCCGTGACCCTACTGAGGACGAGCTGTTCAGaaaatagatagatggatgaataGTTGAGATTACGTCATTGAACAATAGAGCCCCTTCACACCTCCCCCTCTCTCAGTCATGTGAAGTTCTGTCCACACATGCACCCACACTAACCCAATTAAGCACATAAGAAGCACACATGGATATCCAAAGTGAGAAATAatcttgacattttcaataaaacaCGCTGTGTCTCAAAGGGTGCTAACTTACAAGGTGTGAAGATGCTCTGCTCCAATGCCGAAGGTGCCTCTCTTAAAGGATGCAACTTTGAAGATCCCTCTGGGCTGAAGGCCAACCTGGAAGGTAACCCATCAAATCTTTAAGCAAGGCAGATGTGGTGGTCTTTTGTTGTGATGTGGTTTGTTACCAGTCAATATTTTTGCCAATAGGTGCAAATCTGAAAGGAGTCGACATGGAAGGAAGTCAAATGACCGGCATTAACCTGCGGGTGGCCACTCTGAAAAACGCAAAGCTGAAAAACTGCAACTTGCGGGGTGCCACTTTAGCAGGGACGGATCTTGAGGTGAGATGAGTCCATCAGAGCGATTAATACTTATTAAATCGCTAAtgtaacatttcttttttatgcttAAATCATGTGCATTATCCCACTAGAGCCCActccttgttggaggtaccgaacacCACCAGTTTCTTATGCGCATTCTCTGAAACCCTCTTTAgtgaaaactaaaataatttttttcaaatgcaagacatcaatgttttttactggtgcacaaaatgagccgtgcatgaacatcaccttgttcaaagtaCTAAACCAACAAATGCATGAACCCGATTGAACCTAGGTTAAGAACCAATGCACTAGATTACCCAGCACCAGTATCACTCACAAATATCACATCAGATttgtttgttgattttgcaGACAATACTAATTTCAGCCTTGAGTTAGATGGACGACGCACGAGGCTAGGAAGAAGTGATTTAATTAAATCTTGGCTTGCGGACTCTTCATATCACAGCGAGGTTTCCTATCATTTTTGATCCCAATACTATTATGTGCTTCTTTGCTGCAGAACTGCGACCTGTCTGGCTGTGATCTACAAGAGGCTAACCTGAGGGGATCCAATGTGAAAGGAGCCATTTTTGAGGAGATGCTAACGCCGCTGCACATGTCGCAGAGCGTTCGATAACTGAGCATGCACGTCAACTCAGCCACTCCTTTAATCTCTACAGCCTCTGATGGTATATGCTCTCAGTCtcaacttatttttttttttttgcctgcatTTAGCGCAGGTAATCATATGCACTTCACTGACATTCTACCCACCTCATGTTCGCTTTAGATATCACACTATTTATCcagggttgtttttttttttatgcacctTAGTTCATCTATCCATCAATCTTCTTTCGCTTAGCTGGGGTTGGGTTGCAGGGGAAGCAGGTTAAGCAGGGAAGCCAAGATTTGCGCACCAAACTCTGACACCAGTCTACATGGACTAAATACTAGGGCGTTCAGTACCCCGTAGTGCTGGAGCACCGTTCCCAAGATCCCCCAAGGGACACGGTCAAACGGCCTCTCCAAGTCCAAAAGCGCATGtagactggttgggcgaactcccgtGCATCGTCAAGGACCCTTCTGACGGTGTAGAGCTGCTCACCTATTCTACAGCCAGGCCAAAAACCACACTgatcctcctgaatccgaaaTCTGAGGTCCCGTCCCGTTGAACGCGCCCGTTACGACTTCTCCTCATGATGTTAATTGAGGAAGGGTCGAACATGGCAGCGGAGGTTAGAAAGGGGAACGGGGTAGACGAAGGCGCACGTTGACCCACACAAACTCAAATCTGACCACAGACACCATGCTTCACTCAAAATAGAGTCTACTGACTCCTGAATTGGAGTGTTTCGCTCCAGAGTCTGCTtgtccaccacacacacacacacacacacacacacacacacacacacacacacacacacacacacacacacacacacacacacacacacacacacacacacacacacacacacacacacacacacacacacacacacacacacacacacacacacacaaggaaagcggcacaaaacacacagaggCATGGGGACGTACTTGTCTGCAAGACTAagatgacacaaacacaacttAACACAACTCAACTGACCAGACTCTGCTTCCTCGAAGACGTGTCTGTGGAATTGAGGAAGTTTTCAAAGTATTCTTGATATCTACTTTGTCTGGTGCCTGTCTGTCATGAGCGACCCTGACAGGGGCATAGAAACCCAGACAGCTTAGCTCTGAGGATCAGTGTGACATAAACCTCTCCACCACAATAATGTGATGACTCATGGAGGGGCTATTTATCCACATACGTACattataaaagaaaatcatttctCCAGTGTGTGTAGAAGTGTCTGAATGCAatacaatgacatcatttggtTTCTAGCACAATATATTAACTGATTTGATAGGCATTCAAACCAGACAATGGTTGCTGCTTCTGAATGAATCAGCAGCTGTGTCACGTAAAAATGACTGTGTTGCTGTACTTTTCACCAAAAGTAACTTTGGCCTGATACAACGCTTTATAATCGAAAGCCAAAGGCTCAAAGTGTCAAGGCTCAAAATGCTGCTGTGAAACTACGTCACTAGCAAGATGTCAACACGGCTCAGGTATGCAGGTTGCACCAATCATGTTCTGTTACAGCACTCAATATTTTGTGCTCAAAAAGctgattgttgtttttatccttgtcctctgtggatctacctcttttttttttttttttttttgcatcagtgATCCATTTGCATGTACAATATTCAACTGTGGCACCTCGTACTAAAATGTTCATGTAGGTCAAAGTCACATCTTACTTTTCAAATCAAGAGAGACGAAAATAGTCATCTTGTTTTGCCCAAAGGTTGTAGACACATAATCAGGGCCATTGTTGTCAGTAATTCTCCATGTATAAATACTTAATCATGCTTTGAACCTATTTGCACAAGTATATCTTTTCATccccaaaaatgtaaattgtgtATTCCTATGTACATTGAATCCAGTGCTTCCTAAACTTTCCAAAAAAAGATTGTAAATAGATATAGGGAGATGTTCTTTTGTCAAGGAACAATCTCCTCTTTGCTGGATTGTCTCTGTCTAcatgtatttgtttgtctttgaccAGTCAAAATATTTAGCTGTATTTCAGCGCTGCTCTGAtgcaatacatattttttactCTATTTAACAGAAGGTACCAAGCTTGTGAGAGAGTGATTGATGAAGGTAATGTTGGCGAATTACACCGTTGGTGTGAATCCCAAAAGAAGTGAtctgattatttatttgaaaacattgcGGATGCTATACGCAGCaatggttgttttgttttgaagcggGGGTGTAGAGCTGCTTGTTCATGATTATTGCACTTGACTGTGGAAATACTTTTCCATTATTTGACTCTTAGAAATAAACTCATTGAAAGTAAAggattcttctttgtcttttttttttggccatcATTTGTCACACTTTATTTCATACAAGTCCTGGAATATCGACGCAAGTATAG is drawn from Syngnathus acus chromosome 9, fSynAcu1.2, whole genome shotgun sequence and contains these coding sequences:
- the kctd9a gene encoding BTB/POZ domain-containing protein KCTD9a, which codes for MRRVTLFVNGTSKNGKVVAVYGALSDLLSVASNKLGIKASCLYNGRGGLIDDIALIRDDDVLYVSEGDPFIEFPNEVKAGSDQQGAHTDWLTLNIGGRLFTTTRSTLVSKEPESMLAHMFREKDVWGNKQDEHGAYLIDRSPEYFEPILNYLRHGQLIINEGINIRGVLEEARFFGIEQLADQLELVIRNSQPPEDHSPISRKEFVRFLLATPTKSELRCQGLNFSGADLSRLDLRYINFKMANLSRCNLTHANLCCSNLERADLSGANLDGANLQGVKMLCSNAEGASLKGCNFEDPSGLKANLEGANLKGVDMEGSQMTGINLRVATLKNAKLKNCNLRGATLAGTDLENCDLSGCDLQEANLRGSNVKGAIFEEMLTPLHMSQSVR